Proteins from a genomic interval of Tachyglossus aculeatus isolate mTacAcu1 chromosome 8, mTacAcu1.pri, whole genome shotgun sequence:
- the RNF114 gene encoding E3 ubiquitin-protein ligase RNF114 — protein sequence MDSAAAAAMAARDSSRFTCPVCLEVYDKPVKAQCGHIFCSACLEECLKPKKPVCGVCRSPLWIKERARELESQIERTETTCNGCHKNLFLSKLREHAASCGKYQSLLMEDVKAASKDVSRQQRDVPNRFTFPCPYCSEKNLDQEGLVEHCKKDHSLDAKSVVCPICASMPWGDPNYRSANFIEHIKRRHRFSYDTFVDYDADEDDTMNQVLLRSLMDK from the exons atggACTCCGCCGCCGCGGCCGCCATGGCCGCCAGGGACTCGTCGCGCTTCACGTGCCCCGTGTGCCTGGAGGTGTACGACAAGCCGGTGAAGGCGCAGTGCGGACACAT TTTTTGTTCCGCGTGCCTGGAGGAGTGTCTGAAGCCGAAGAAACCCGTCTGTGGGGTGTGCCGCAGTCCTCTGTGGATTAAAGAACGGGCCAGGGAGCTTGAAAGTCAAATTGAAAGGACCGAGACAACTTGTAATGGCTGCCATAAAAAT CTGTTCCTTTCCAAGCTGCGAGAGCACGCGGCGTCCTGCGGCAAATACCAGAGCCTGCTAATGGAAGATGTTAAAGCGGCCTCTAAAGATGTGTCTCGTCAGCAGAG GGACGTCCCAAACCGCTTCACTTTTCCTTGCCCTTACTGCTCGGAGAAGAACCTGGATCAGGAAGGACTAGTGGAGCACTGCAAAAAGGACCACAGCCTGGACGCTAAATCAGTG GTTTGTCCAATTTGTGCCTCGATGCCCTGGGGAGACCCTAACTACAGGAGCGCCAACTTTATAGAGCACATCAAAAGGCGGCATCGGTTTTCCTACGATACCTTTGTG GATTATGATGCCGACGAAGATGACACGATGAACCAGGTCCTGCTCCGTTCCTTGATGGATAAATGA